One window of Amaranthus tricolor cultivar Red isolate AtriRed21 chromosome 13, ASM2621246v1, whole genome shotgun sequence genomic DNA carries:
- the LOC130798252 gene encoding uncharacterized protein LOC130798252: protein MAAGRSILPQQHLSNRSRFSFCIFTLLVLLMLAPGLQGSPTHRKRGISSVFSLFNLKANSRFWTESVLHGDIDDLEASVPGKSGALNYSKAGNLANYLNLQEVDSMHFPVPVNFIFIGFEGKGNQEFKLQADELERWFTKIDHVFEHTRIPQFEEVLNPFHKIDVDKGSHHFPTLSHVNYNFSVQAIQMSERITSVLERAIYVLSRKDDISGESKESLWQVDLDMMEVIFNSLIESFQLENAYNIFILNHKHNANLTRYGYRRGLSESEINFLRQNTTLQAILRESKSNPESTLAIEKIHIPLYEKHPMAKFAWTTTEGTDSVEWFNRWSDALDKIEKLYQGKDTDYIIQMKVLQLLNGKSGDLKLALRKELKSGDLSSLYAECLTDTWIGKDRWAFIDLSAGPVTWGPAVGGQGVRTEESLPNITKTIGAVAEISEEEAEDRLQDAIQEKFSVFGDREHEAIDILLAEIDIYELFSFKHCKGRRAKLALCEELDERMQELKNELQSMEGDEYDENHRRKAVDALKRMESWNLFSDTAEKFQNYTVARDTFLSHLGSILWGSMRHVIAPSVADGRFHFYEQISYQLFFITQDKVRNVKLLPVDIKAITDGLSSLLLSSQKVMFSQHMLPLSDDPALAMAFSVARRAAALPMLFVNGTYKKVVSNYLDSSILQHQLQRINDHNALKGMHANSRLTLEVPIFWFIYSDPLLVDKYYQAKALSDMIIVVQSEASSWESHFQCNGRSILWDLRRPVKAAIAAASEHLAGLLPHSLVYSHAHETAIEDWIWSVGCNPFSITSQGWRISQFHSDTIARSYIITGLEESILLVNSAIHRLALEQTTQKSFKLFKAQERDLINKYNLVVGLWKRIATVTGELRYLDALRLLYSLDDASRGFNEKVNSTIAFLHPIHCTTERKVEVVFDITTIPAFLIVFLILWLVLKPKRAKPKIN from the exons ATGTTGGCTCCAGGGTTGCAGGGATCTCCTACGCATCGTAAAAGGGGGATTTCATCAGTGTTTTCTTTGTTTAATCTCAAAGCAAATAGCAGATTCTGGACTGAATCTGTGTTACATGGTG ATATTGATGATTTGGAAGCATCCGTTCCTGGAAAGAGTGGAGCCCTTAACTACTCGAAGGCAG gGAACCTTGCAAATTATTTAAATCTTCAGGAAGTCGATTCTATGCATTTTCCAGTTCCAGTGAATTTCATTTTCATTGGATTTGAAGGAAAAGGAAATCAAG AATTTAAGCTTCAAGCCGATGAACTTGAGCGATGGTTTACAAAAATTGATCATGTTTTTGAACATACACGGATCCCACAATTTGAAGAAGTACTGAATCCATTTCACAAGATTGATGTTGATAAAGGGAGTCACCATTTCCCTACGCTGAGTCATGTAAACTACAA TTTCTCTGTTCAGGCTATACAAATGAGTGAAAGGATTACTTCTGTTTTAGAGCGAGCCATTTATGTTTTATCGCGGAAGGATGATATCTCAGG GGAAAGTAAAGAGTCTTTGTGGCAAGTAGACCTGGATATGATGGAAGTGATTTTCAATAGCCTCATTGAATCTTTTCAACTTGAGAATGCatataacatttttattttgaaccacAAGCACAATGCTAATTTAACTAGATATGGATACAG GAGAGGGTTGTCTGAATCAGAGATAAACTTTCTAAGACAG AATACAACCTTGCAAGCTATATTACGTGAATCAAAAAGCAATCCCGAGAGTACTCTTG CAATTGAAAAGATTCACATACCTCTATACGAAAAGCACCCAATGGCTAAGTTTGCATGGACAACAACAGAAGGAACTGATTCG GTAGAGTGGTTTAATAGATGGTCAGATGCTCTAGATAAAATTGAAAAGTTGTATCAAGGAAAAGATACAGATTATATAATTCAAATGAAAGTTTTGCAG CTATTGAATGGTAAAAGTGGAGATCTAAAGCTTGCTTTGCGAAAGGAGCTTAAGTCTGGGGATCTGAGCAGCCTTTATGCTGAGTGTCTCACAGATACATGGATAGGAAAAGACAG gTGGGCGTTTATTGATCTTAGCGCTGGTCCTGTTACTTGGGGTCCTGCTGTTGGAGGACAAGGTGTTCGCACCGAGGAAAGTTTGCcaaacataacaaaaacaattgGTGCAGTTGCAG AGATTTCAGAAGAGGAAGCTGAAGATCGTCTGCAAGATGCTATTCAAGAAAAATTTTCAGTTTTCGGGGAT AGAGAACATGAGGCTATTGACATCCTTCTTGCAGAAATTGATATCTAtgaacttttttcttttaaacacTGTAAAGGAAGGAGAGCTAAGCTTGCCCTTTGTGAAG AACTTGATGAGAGAATGCAGGAACTGAAGAATGAGCTCCAGTCTATGGAAGGTGACGAATACGATGAAAATCACAGGAGAAAAGCTGTGGACGCGTTAAAGCGAATGGAGAGCTGGAATCTATTTAGTGATACCGCTGAG AAGTTCCAAAATTACACAGTTGCTCGTGATACCTTTTTGTCACACTTAGGCTCAATATTATGGGGATCTATGAGGCATGTCATAGCTCCTTCAGTTGCTGATGGACGTTTCCATTTCTATGAGCAAATATCTTATCAGCTATTCTTCATCACTCAAGAT AAAGTCCGGAATGTTAAGCTTTTGCCTGTGGATATAAAGGCTATAACGGATGGGCTATCATCTTTGTTATTATCTTCTCAGAAGGTGATGTTCAGCCAACATAT GTTGCCACTTTCAGATGATCCTGCTTTGGCTATGGCTTTCTCTGTTGCTCGGCGAGCAGCTGCTTTGCCAATGTTATTTGTCAATGGAACTTATAAAAAGGTTGTCTCCAACTATCTTGATTCTTCCATTCTTCAACATCAACTGCAGAGGATCAATGACCATAATGCACTAAAAG GAATGCATGCTAATAGCAGATTGACGTTGGAGGTTCCCATTTTCTGGTTCATCTATAGTGATCCATTGTTGGTTGACAAATATTATCAGGCAAAAGCACTTTCTGATATGATCATTGTTGTTCAGTCAGAAGCCTCTTCCTGGGAAAGTCATTTTCAATGCAACGGGCGCTCAATACTTTGGGATTTGAG GAGGCCAGTAAAAGCTGCAATTGCTGCTGCTTCTGAACATTTAGCTGGTTTGCTTCCTCATAGTCTTGTGTACAGTCATGCTCATGAAACTGCTATCGAG GATTGGATATGGTCTGTCGGCTGCAACCCTTTTTCTATTACCTCTCAAGGCTGGAGAATCTCTCAATTTCACTCAGATACCATTGCGAGGAGCTATATTATCACGGGCCTTGAAGAATCTATCCTGCTTGTGAATTCAGCTATCCACCGTCTAGCCTTGGAGCAGACTA CTCAAAAATCGTTCAAGCTTTTTAAGGCCCAGGAGCGTGACCTCATAAACAAGTATAATCTTGTCGTTGGTTTGTGGAAAAGA ATTGCTACTGTTACTGGAGAGTTGCGGTACTTGGATGCATTAAGGCTTCTCTACTCCTTGGATGATGCATCCAGAGG